In Aphelocoma coerulescens isolate FSJ_1873_10779 chromosome 3, UR_Acoe_1.0, whole genome shotgun sequence, a single window of DNA contains:
- the PKIB gene encoding cAMP-dependent protein kinase inhibitor beta, producing MTDVEPVVTDFAASGRAGRRNALPDILGSPAGAGTSELPHKLAELSVSEDAGAEGGEVSSSKALLESQEAEGKCNDS from the exons ATGACTGATGTGGAGCCTGTGGTCACAGATTTTGCAGCATCAGGACGCGCAGGCCGCCGGAACGCCTTACCAGATATCCTGGGCtctcctgctggtgctgggactTCAGAGCTGCCACACAAACTGGCTGAGCTCTCTGTTTCAGAAG ATGCAGGAGCAGAGGGCGGAGAAGTGTCATCATCCAAAGCCTTGCTGGAAAGTCAAGAGGCGGAAGGAAAATGCAATGATTCCTAA